A section of the Pseudomonas fluorescens genome encodes:
- the waaC gene encoding lipopolysaccharide heptosyltransferase I, with product MRVLVIKTSSLGDVIHALPALTDAARAIPGIRFDWVVEEGFAEIPTWHPAVDKVIPVAIRRWRKNLWQTFKSGEWRRFKQQIQSTKYDLVIDAQGLLKSAWLTRYVRAPVAGFDQQSAREPIAARFYSRRLAVARGQHAVERLRQLFAVALGYDLPKGLGDYGLSTEKLLGLPPKKPFVLLLHGTTWDTKHWPEAYWRDLAERMGSLGVDVKLPWGNAAEKARAERLAQGLANAEVLPRLNLAGVARVLAGARACVAVDTGLGHLAAALDVPTISLFGPTNPGLTGAYGKAQIHLGSDFPCAPCLQKKCTYQPTAEDQRRFDLKREWPLCFTRLNPERVASRLSTLLLAEELH from the coding sequence TTGCGGGTACTGGTAATCAAGACCTCATCCCTGGGCGATGTGATCCACGCCTTGCCGGCATTGACCGACGCGGCCCGGGCCATTCCGGGGATTCGCTTCGACTGGGTGGTGGAAGAGGGTTTCGCCGAGATCCCCACCTGGCATCCGGCGGTGGACAAGGTGATCCCCGTGGCGATTCGTCGCTGGCGCAAGAACCTCTGGCAGACCTTCAAGAGTGGCGAATGGCGCCGCTTCAAGCAGCAGATCCAGTCCACCAAATATGACCTGGTGATCGACGCCCAGGGCTTGCTGAAAAGCGCCTGGCTGACCCGCTATGTGCGGGCGCCGGTGGCGGGTTTCGACCAGCAATCGGCCCGTGAGCCCATCGCCGCGCGCTTCTACTCCCGACGCCTGGCGGTTGCCCGTGGCCAGCATGCGGTAGAGCGCTTGCGCCAGTTGTTCGCCGTGGCCCTGGGCTATGACCTGCCCAAGGGCCTGGGGGATTACGGCCTGAGCACCGAAAAACTGCTGGGCCTGCCGCCGAAAAAACCCTTCGTACTGCTGCTCCACGGCACCACCTGGGACACCAAGCACTGGCCCGAAGCCTACTGGCGCGACCTGGCCGAACGCATGGGCAGCCTGGGGGTGGATGTGAAGTTGCCGTGGGGCAACGCCGCCGAAAAAGCTCGGGCCGAGCGCCTGGCCCAAGGCCTGGCCAACGCCGAAGTGTTGCCCAGGCTGAACCTGGCGGGTGTGGCGCGGGTATTGGCCGGCGCCCGGGCCTGTGTGGCCGTGGATACTGGCCTTGGGCACCTGGCTGCTGCGCTGGATGTGCCGACGATCTCCCTGTTCGGCCCGACCAACCCCGGCCTGACGGGGGCCTACGGCAAGGCGCAGATCCATCTGGGCAGCGACTTCCCCTGTGCGCCCTGCCTGCAAAAGAAATGCACCTACCAACCGACGGCTGAAGACCAGCGCCGGTTTGATCTCAAGCGCGAGTGGCCGTTGTGCTTTACTCGCCTGAACCCTGAGCGTGTGGCCAGCCGACTGAGCACGTTGTTATTGGCTGAGGAGCTGCACTGA
- the rfaP gene encoding lipopolysaccharide core heptose(I) kinase RfaP codes for MKLILAEPFKSLWAGRDAFAEVELLDGEVYRELEARRTLRTEVEGRGYFVKIHRGIGWGEIFKNLLTAKLPVLGAGQEWQAIERLQQVGVPTMTAVAYGERGANPADQHSFIVTEELAPTISLEDFSMDWLKQPPEPRLKRALIAEVARMTGMMHRAGVNHRDCYICHFLLHTDKPVTADDFKLSVIDLHRAQVRPRISQRWRNKDLAALYFSILDIGLTRRDTLRFLKVYFQQPLRQILAEEGPLLQWLERKANKLYDRKVRYGGAL; via the coding sequence ATGAAGTTGATTCTTGCCGAACCGTTCAAGAGCCTTTGGGCCGGACGCGACGCGTTCGCCGAAGTCGAGCTGTTGGACGGTGAGGTTTACCGTGAACTGGAAGCCCGTCGCACCTTGCGCACCGAGGTAGAGGGGCGCGGCTACTTTGTGAAAATCCACCGTGGCATCGGCTGGGGCGAAATCTTCAAGAACCTGCTCACCGCCAAGCTGCCAGTGCTGGGCGCCGGCCAGGAGTGGCAGGCAATCGAGCGCCTGCAACAAGTCGGCGTACCGACCATGACCGCCGTCGCCTACGGCGAGCGCGGTGCCAATCCGGCCGACCAGCATTCCTTTATTGTCACTGAGGAACTGGCGCCGACCATCAGCCTGGAAGACTTCAGCATGGATTGGCTCAAGCAGCCGCCCGAGCCGCGCCTCAAGCGCGCGCTGATTGCCGAGGTGGCCCGCATGACCGGGATGATGCATCGCGCTGGCGTCAACCACCGTGACTGCTACATCTGTCACTTCCTGCTGCACACCGACAAGCCGGTGACCGCCGATGACTTCAAGCTGTCGGTGATCGACCTGCACCGTGCCCAGGTGCGGCCGCGCATCAGTCAGCGCTGGCGCAACAAGGACCTGGCGGCCCTGTATTTCTCGATATTGGATATTGGCCTGACCCGTCGCGACACGTTGCGCTTCCTCAAGGTCTACTTCCAGCAGCCCCTGCGCCAGATCCTGGCCGAGGAAGGCCCGTTGCTGCAGTGGCTGGAGCGCAAGGCCAACAAGCTCTATGACCGCAAAGTCCGGTACGGAGGCGCGCTCTGA
- a CDS encoding glycosyltransferase family 4 protein codes for MQLAFVLYKYFPFGGLQRDFMRIALECQRRGHQIRVYTLIWEGDVPPGFEVLVAPVKAFFNHRRNEKLTDWMQADLAKRPVDRLIGFNKMPGLDVYYAADGCFEDKAQNLRHSLYRRFGRYRHFAEYERAVFAREAKTEVLMISEVQQPLFIKHYDTPLARFHLLPPGIAQDRRAPPNAVEIRAGFRAEFNLADDDLLLVQIGSGFKTKGVDRSLKALAALPPDLKQRTRLFVIGQDDPKVFQLQSATLGLGDNVQFLKGRSDIPRFLLGADLLIHPAYNENTGTVLLEALVAGLPVLVTAVCGYAHYISEADCGRVLDEPFEQAQLNQSLAGILSDQQQRAAWSRNGLAFAETADLYSMPQRAADVILAEQH; via the coding sequence ATGCAACTGGCATTTGTACTGTACAAATATTTCCCCTTTGGCGGCTTGCAGCGCGACTTCATGCGCATCGCCCTGGAGTGCCAGCGGCGCGGCCACCAGATTCGTGTCTACACCCTGATCTGGGAGGGCGACGTGCCTCCCGGCTTCGAAGTGCTGGTGGCGCCGGTCAAGGCGTTCTTCAACCATCGGCGCAACGAGAAATTGACCGACTGGATGCAGGCCGACCTGGCCAAGCGCCCAGTGGACCGCTTGATCGGCTTCAACAAGATGCCTGGCCTGGACGTGTACTACGCCGCCGACGGCTGTTTTGAGGACAAGGCGCAGAACCTGCGGCATTCGCTGTATCGCCGCTTTGGCCGCTACCGGCACTTTGCCGAGTACGAGCGCGCGGTGTTTGCCAGGGAGGCCAAGACCGAAGTACTGATGATCTCCGAGGTCCAGCAGCCGCTGTTTATCAAACACTACGACACGCCGCTGGCGCGCTTCCACCTGTTGCCACCGGGCATCGCCCAGGACCGTCGGGCGCCGCCGAATGCGGTCGAGATCCGCGCCGGGTTCCGCGCCGAATTCAACCTCGCTGACGACGATCTGCTGCTGGTGCAGATCGGGTCGGGCTTCAAGACCAAGGGCGTGGACCGCAGCCTCAAGGCACTGGCCGCGCTGCCGCCCGACCTGAAACAGCGCACCCGCCTGTTTGTAATTGGCCAGGACGACCCCAAAGTATTCCAACTACAGAGTGCTACCCTTGGCCTGGGCGACAATGTGCAGTTCCTCAAGGGGCGCAGTGATATCCCGCGTTTTCTGCTGGGCGCCGACCTGTTGATCCACCCGGCGTACAACGAAAACACCGGGACCGTGCTGCTCGAAGCGCTGGTGGCCGGGTTGCCGGTATTGGTCACGGCGGTGTGTGGGTATGCCCATTACATCAGTGAGGCCGATTGCGGGCGGGTGCTGGACGAGCCTTTCGAACAGGCCCAGCTCAACCAGTCCCTGGCGGGGATACTCAGCGATCAGCAGCAACGTGCGGCCTGGAGCCGCAATGGTCTGGCCTTCGCCGAGACGGCCGACCTCTATAGCATGCCGCAGCGCGCTGCGGATGTAATTCTGGCGGAGCAACACTGA